Proteins encoded together in one uncultured Sphaerochaeta sp. window:
- a CDS encoding DUF4037 domain-containing protein: MIETFVNAFFSREEVEAVVLSGSRTGLVSDGLSDYDVYIYGERPVPRSFRETMAKEYAQEAEVGNDFFGEGDELFLQDGTPVDLMYRSLSWAEGETERLWFHHQASVGYSTAFIHNLKTSKILYDPKGRFSALQKQLDTPYPEGLRDAIIEKNYPLLRNKLTASYYEQIEKAIKRDDAVSQVHRTAALLASYFDVLFAYNRQTHPGEKQLASWAKQTCKILPLHFEKDLSLVTEGIGKKEILDSLTRLLDHLDEMLGTTSQKRV, from the coding sequence ATGATTGAGACCTTTGTGAATGCATTCTTTTCCCGTGAGGAAGTCGAAGCTGTTGTCCTCTCTGGTTCCCGTACCGGGTTGGTCAGTGATGGGCTCTCCGACTATGATGTGTATATCTATGGAGAGAGGCCGGTCCCCCGCTCTTTCCGTGAAACGATGGCAAAAGAATATGCCCAAGAAGCTGAGGTTGGAAATGATTTCTTCGGGGAGGGTGATGAGCTATTCCTTCAAGATGGGACACCTGTTGACCTGATGTATCGTTCTCTCTCCTGGGCAGAAGGGGAAACTGAGCGCCTCTGGTTCCACCATCAGGCCAGCGTAGGATACTCAACTGCATTCATCCATAACCTGAAGACTTCCAAAATTCTCTATGACCCAAAGGGTAGGTTCAGCGCATTACAGAAGCAACTTGATACACCCTATCCAGAGGGGCTTAGGGATGCAATCATAGAGAAAAATTATCCACTACTGAGAAACAAGCTCACAGCAAGCTACTACGAGCAGATTGAGAAAGCAATAAAGCGAGATGATGCGGTAAGTCAGGTCCATCGAACAGCCGCTCTCTTGGCGAGCTATTTCGATGTACTCTTTGCCTACAACCGACAAACCCATCCAGGGGAGAAGCAGTTGGCCTCTTGGGCTAAGCAAACCTGTAAAATCCTCCCGCTTCATTTTGAGAAAGACCTCTCACTGGTAACAGAGGGGATTGGAAAGAAAGAGATTCTCGATTCCTTGACGAGATTGCTGGACCATCTGGATGAGATGCTGGGTACTACAAGTCAAAAGCGTGTTTAG
- a CDS encoding GntR family transcriptional regulator produces the protein MNNQDQSLTASEKAYELIKSRILGLAYKPGRGLSTASLAEELGMSRSPIRDALLRLANDNLIETFPKSGSRVSLIDLAKVTTERFLRTSLEKAASSEFALNNSPEHIDKMRDLIEKQVSAWETGSYVDFVKYDDLFHRVIFEAIGMQDCWEIILTNSPNDHRIRLLSALKITGTRNAIVMNHTALVDAAEKKNRDDFMRIESQHLSRVVEETAKLVIKLPEIFKFSDYKAAPESIHSNIRSFQSGNENFLNSLVSSNPIPLHASDT, from the coding sequence ATGAACAACCAAGATCAAAGTTTGACCGCTTCAGAAAAGGCCTACGAGCTCATAAAATCAAGAATCTTGGGACTCGCCTATAAACCTGGCAGAGGGTTGAGTACTGCATCGCTTGCCGAGGAATTGGGGATGAGTCGTTCTCCTATTCGAGATGCCTTACTGAGGCTTGCCAACGACAACCTAATAGAAACCTTCCCAAAAAGTGGATCGAGGGTATCGCTGATCGATTTAGCAAAGGTAACGACAGAACGTTTTCTCAGAACCAGCTTGGAGAAAGCTGCCTCTTCTGAATTTGCCCTAAACAATTCCCCTGAGCATATAGACAAGATGAGAGATCTGATTGAAAAACAGGTTTCAGCTTGGGAAACTGGCTCCTATGTTGATTTCGTAAAATATGATGATCTATTCCATCGGGTAATATTTGAGGCAATAGGAATGCAGGACTGTTGGGAAATCATCCTGACCAATTCTCCTAACGATCATAGAATACGTTTGCTTTCAGCATTAAAAATCACAGGAACCCGTAACGCAATAGTGATGAACCACACTGCATTGGTCGATGCTGCTGAAAAGAAAAACCGCGATGATTTCATGCGGATTGAATCACAACACCTTTCGAGAGTTGTTGAAGAAACAGCAAAGCTGGTGATCAAGTTACCTGAAATTTTCAAATTTTCCGATTACAAGGCTGCGCCTGAATCAATACATTCAAATATCAGGTCCTTTCAAAGTGGGAATGAAAACTTTCTCAACAGTCTAGTGAGCAGTAACCCAATACCCTTACATGCTAGCGACACCTGA